The Xyrauchen texanus isolate HMW12.3.18 chromosome 33, RBS_HiC_50CHRs, whole genome shotgun sequence region GTGACAATCaccataaaatgtttaatatttctgtttgacttctgcataaagtatgtttgactttttttcaaatcagAGCCTGTTAGGGTCTCCTATGACCGTAGTAATAATGTGAACAAAAAACAGTGgtgtattaaatatatataatgtcctagagagagagagagagagggtggatgggttaaaaatatattatttttgaattgtgGTACTGATTTATTATGCCAGCTTTAAAATGCCTATCCATTGAGATGCAGAACTTCTtaactttaaagtttaaatgttttcaatgttaaGCATTGCTTATgcgtgtgtatatttatatatttttttaatgcttatGTTCATCAGTTTCACTATAATTTACCTGTTATGGAAATACCAATGTATTAAGCAATGAACCAAAAGTCAAAATTAAGTTTCAGCCatagattaaattaaacacaaatgtaaaattataCGCACTGCACTTTGACACATGGCTCAAAGTTCCATACCAGTGGCTTTACAATGTACAatacatggtaaaatcactgttgaTTTTCTGTTTAACTTATGAGACATGCCTACATAAATCATTCAAGAGGTATTCTGAATGTGAACGATTCAATCAGATGGGTAACTGACAGTAAAAGTTAACTATGTATACCAACATGGCTTTGTAGTATTATATAGTGTTTCCTGTTTAGATGCATTGTACCTTTGCATACAGAATGTATGTTGGGCTTAATTTCACACAAATATGCCAATTGCATCATGAACAGGTCTTTTAATATGATAACACCCATTATTAGTTCATTAAAACTGTGACAATGTATGAATGCCGTATATATGCACAGTGCACAATAGAGTTTGTAAATGTGTTTCAGATTGAGGTAAATGTGACTTCATGCTCTATTTGATACTGATTGCTTCAATGTGCAATGCAACACTTCCATGCTGTGCCTTTTCTGTCTTATAATAAATACAATGTTCTAAatcatttttgtacatttaaaccaatacatttaaataaagatgACTGTTGTTGGTTTGCATATTCATTTTAGAGACATATAATGATTAGGACACGTTTATTGTGTtcttaaaaaaaatgaacaaaggcaaatgaaaacaaacaatctTTACAACAAATTAGAGAAGCCATAATTTAAATGATCTGTATTAGGATTATCTATCTTTGTCCATTGTAGGATACCCGGTAAGTGTGGTGTAAAGCTGTTCTTGGCATAAGAGAGCGAGTATAACACTTTCCATGTCTCCACACTAACGTTGTTTAAAACTGCACAATAAGATTGTTCCATGAAGATGGAAACATACAGAAACACGTTTTTACGGTAAATATGAGTAAGTGGCTTGGCAAATGATGCATTCCTCCTCACTTTCCAGTCAAACTAAACATTTAATCATTGATTGAAGAGTCTCGTCGGTATCTAGCGCCCTCTGCTGAATGGGTTTCAACTTGTGTTGCCACTTTTGTCCCTTGTCATGTTCATGTCATTACAGTCAGTGCAAACCGTTCCCTGCAGATCAAAACCAGGACAGTTTAGTTCGCTCCGGTCTTTGGAACACGTATTTTTGCAGTTCTGGCTTCTTCATCTATTTCATCCATGACTTTTTCTTGGGATACAGAGTAGAAAGTGTAGCCATCTGTGAATAAGTGGTGAAGGCAAATGGTACACTCAGATATACAGTCCAACAGAGTAAAACCTAATATGAATGTGCTGTGAGCGATTTAAGCAACTTCAACGAGACTGAGCCATTTAATTGTCGTTAATTTGTATTCATCAAGGACAAATTGACTGTTGtcctttattttattatgtttcacAAATTAATCAAGGGTTGTGACACTagtgacaaattattttaaaatataaattttctaaGATGGTGTCAATAGCATCACAAAACTTCCACCACGGATCAGActaaaatcaatatattttaccattatatatatatatatatatatatatatatatatatatatatatatatatatatatataattttttcaataaaaatcttTCACATGAACATTAAACAACGACATATTGAGGCCCATTTATACTTAATACGAATTCGAAGTACAAACAGGTGTGACGTCATTTTGAACCAAATCTGGCCAAAAGGTGTTTTATTTTTGCGTTCGCCTGtgtgaacttttaggaaaacttctaaccgACTGCTTAACAAATTCTTGCCGCCAATGGTCCACGTCAcaggtaggtgtgacctgaagctccacctacctCAATCAGTATTCAACACACCGGCGTGCAAGACCATGTCATATGTTTAATTAATCTACCAAATGAAACAAATACACTCAAGTGCTCATTCACTCACGTGTCATCTGCAGTGAAGGCCATTCACATCTGtctaaagtaagatatgcctctcgTAGCAtcattttgtctttattctgaacTTTAACACCCTTTTATAAACCTATCTTAgtagtagtatcagtgtcatcataaattacaataacagagtgtaaccggCGCATATTATGGCCCCGTATagcgtgttagcgcattagcgtcatgaattcagaatgtaaacaagacaaattaaaaaatttccactgcatatatattacttgaaATCTTCGTCAAaaggttaaaacagcttctttactGACCTCatatgaattctactcatagaatgaggcataacaTCATTGATAAacggatacatttttaatgtcacattactttgggttttacatgtagcgtcctcatatttatatgctcctctaaacgcctcccattagcagtgttgtgtgtgtatgaatgtttgGAAACAGTAGACTGTTGCTctgctgtttagaacttctttttacccctgaacaaagAACGAATAAGAACTTCTCCGGAAATATATCGGGGCCTTTAATCAATGTCATATTTCAATGaaccatgtaaaaaataaaaataatcatgattaaaatgtcaatttaaaacgTTTTTCAACATGGTGGGAAAATCATCttcctctgaactttgaccttggGAGTTCTTTTCCAcaactttttgtattttcaaaatacaagaTTTTAACATTAATAACACCAATGACATGAAATTAAAGGACAACCATAACTTTTTAACTATTCATtcttttgtttagcttttttgcACGCTTGTTAGACCTTGCACTAATGCTTGACCcatgaaaacaaaatgagtaaaaaatgaataactgtaaaattaatagAAGTGGTGTACCAGAGGAAGGGGACAAGGTTTTTTTCCCCAGACAATTTCCCATTCGCTAAGCTCTGCCCCCCCTTGGTTTCGGTCGCTGGCCCTGACACACTCTGCAGAACTCCctataggaatgaatgggagattgccgtgaatggtgcagttttttggcaaaatattctcataaacggagtgaatatttatgacattttttgcacaataaattgataaattacacagtaatttgactGAAAACAGCGAAGACTGAGAATGAGAATTCAGGCAAATGATTATCAGTAActtgaaaacagaaaataatcATTTTATGGTGATAACACACTTGATAGCATTaatgtaagtgaacagaactttACAAAATGagttgcaaaaataaagggcatctcttggagcacttgcttctgtttcacatatGACAATAAATTACTGAgaacaagctggtcctgaattaataatttaatcaattacaataatggcAATTGTGTATGTGCACAATtcattttttactctgtgcttgtgcattgtgggatttaaaggTATCCAAGTGGTTCGAGTGTTTTGACTACGTTCACCAAAATTTGTTCAGATTCATTTAATGATTTGTCCAGTGACCATTTCTAGTGATGACCGAAGGTGCTGACAAATGAgtgtgtgaaatgagttagtgTTAATCCTTTAGAATTTgtatttccctacagtttgtgagctgctgacttttatcaaaagacaacaataatagtcttataataattatgagtttcaataacatctgtgtgttttcatgtataaaaagcaTGTCTACATATCTATTGACTTCATTAAAATGCATAAGTGTTCTAATAACACAGCTgatctatcttttttcctacagtttgtcgacggcacaccaacatagaggtaaaaaattagctgatattaaaaatagcttcacatatttaacacagatctagtaatctgcttaaattggccaAACCAACCAATCAGACTTttttacctcacaaacataatataaaaagCAGAATTTAATGAAGACTAaaataaactccacttacaagtGGATTTACAATATGTGCTTAAAAGTAAGattgtacttatttttttctgcagttcatttcatgtaatgctgccaatcaagaacgatatgcaAAAATCTTAATTGTCAATTATTGCCCTTTTATACTGTAAATCGCAATTATTAATgccgattaaaatattaaatttctGTGACATCACAAAATAAGCAAATGtgcggttcttcagagtagcagattttaTTGGTGGATACGAGCTGCGCTCCATTTTCCTTTAAGaatcttttaagcattaaatattttaataatgtttgttaatgttaggcttaataaaattattttaaatggatatctatggtgaagaatacatttaattattcactcactgcaggtttacactttTTAAGACCTGCATTTCGGCGCGAGCTCAATGACGCTCCGCACAAAGTTCTGCACTCTCGCAAAtgatctcattaaaaacaaagctgtctaacaagcataataaatcaattatttacactgcGTCTGTGCTCTATGAATGGGAACATTTTAgttgtcgtgttgctcatttgcagtttATTTAACAATTACGTTCAAAGTGagtggtgcaatatgcaatgaatccaaaataattaataaattattttcgctcttgttctacagcttattTTTGAGTTTCGATGTGTCTTCAGTATTAATTTCAGTGTGCTACCGTGAACAGAGGTGGAACATAAAGCAATTATCTGGGCATTCAGATGACATTACTGATAGGACAGAGGACTAATCTaagtggctctgattggccattgcctttTCACTGCTCAACGAACCTGTTAGTGATTGGTTCaaatactcaaccgctgcaaaaactcACTGTAAAGAGAAACCACCATTGATGCAACTTAAATTGAACGCTGTAATTATCAGTTTTCACAATTACATAATCGTGGTAGGCGTTATTGTAATTGCAATTTAGTTTTTCTAAttaaattgtgcagccctaatacaaATTCACCATTTGGACTCAATATGGGGTTTAGCCTGAAAAAGTGCaggggacaaaaatcacctttttaaagagtacGGGGGACGTGACCCCCACGGCTGCAACGCCCTTGCGTAGAGTGTCCTCGTTTATGTTATAGTCTACATGTTCATACGGGAATGAGGaatgacacagtttaatccatagcatgctcttctcaatattatttaaagattttttttttttttaaagcatgtgtGTATGTTCTTTAGGTACAGTGTCTCACTATTACAAGTAAcacaaaaacaagttttttttgtcattgttttggATCATTTGGATATGCTTAAAACTGCTCACACACAACTCAgtatgatataataataataattattattattataagtgatGTTTAAACTAGTTTTAGAGTTCAGCTTGCCACAAGGCAGAACACGTAAACATTGTCATTGTCTACTCATCATGATATCTGCACTTTTGATCATGTAATGAAATACAAAAACGTATGGTGGCactataattgtgtttttttctggGCAGGTAGCATGTAAATAGCATTATACATCAcgatggtaatcattcagtatcatGATTATAAGTCAAAGTACATACATCACTGTACCTGCCAAAATACCATTAATAAGGGTATTCATAggaatacaataataatatttataaatagcaATTAATTATAAGGTCTACTCATGATATCCGCACTCTTGTCAAATTGTTTGATAATTAAGTAACGCATCCACGTGTAGCACCGATTACTGTAGATCTGCGGACTAAATATTACTACCATTCATCGCACTTGTGCGGAATATTCACGATAAAAACATCATCCCAGGCTGTAAGGTAGCTTTACTCTTATTTAAGTCATGTCATAACCTTGTGTAACAGAAAGGATACAAATGCCGAGTACTACAGCTCCGATGGCGAGCCCTGTCGCAACGTTGCGACCCCGGAGCTTGTCGGTTTTCTTCTTCCATTGCGCCATCTCCACTTGTCGGATGAACTGCAACTGTTCTTTGCTCAAACCATCTTTTGTAGGGTCTAATCTCTTAGCAAATTGGGCTTCTGGCTTCGggtccccttgactactcttgtCTGCCATGTTTCAAGAGCGGTTGGTGTGACGCAATGCAAGGTGTTTTTTTTCT contains the following coding sequences:
- the LOC127626982 gene encoding cytochrome c oxidase assembly factor 3 homolog, mitochondrial; amino-acid sequence: MADKSSQGDPKPEAQFAKRLDPTKDGLSKEQLQFIRQVEMAQWKKKTDKLRGRNVATGLAIGAVVLGIYGYTFYSVSQEKVMDEIDEEARTAKIRVPKTGAN